In Chitinophagaceae bacterium, the following are encoded in one genomic region:
- a CDS encoding ATP-binding protein → MLVKTFGSAVYGVDARTITIEVNIGEGMNHYIVGLPDNAVKESWFRMDAALKNNGLKIPRKKIVINLAPADIRKEGSAYDLTMAAGILAASDQINKEEIGKYIIMGELSLDGTVQPIKGALPIAIQARKENFKGLILPKANAREAAIVDNLDVYGVENIRDVYDFFTDNHNLEKIHIDTRAEFAHKLNITDLDFQDVKGQENIKRSMEIAAAGGHNLILIGPPGSGKTMLAKRLPTILPPLTLYEALETTKIHSVSGLLPSDSGLINLRPFRSPHHTVSDVALVGGGNVPQPGEISLAHNGVLFLDELPEFKRTVLEVLRQPMEERRITISRAKFTVDYPSSFMLIASMNPCPCGYYNHPEKECVCAPGIVQKYLNKISGPLMDRIDLHVEVTPVSISDLSAAPSGEKSEAVRERVIRAREFQEDRFKNTEGLYCNAQMSSKILKECCEINSAGQNLLKRAMEKLGLSARAYDRILKVSRTIADLNGSKEIEAEHLAEAIQYRSLDRESWATG, encoded by the coding sequence ATGCTGGTAAAAACTTTTGGAAGTGCTGTATATGGTGTCGATGCCAGAACAATTACAATTGAAGTAAATATTGGGGAAGGGATGAATCACTACATAGTAGGGCTTCCCGACAATGCTGTTAAAGAAAGTTGGTTTCGAATGGACGCCGCTTTGAAAAATAACGGCCTCAAAATTCCCAGAAAAAAAATCGTAATAAATCTTGCCCCGGCAGATATTCGAAAAGAGGGTTCTGCCTATGACTTAACAATGGCTGCCGGAATTTTGGCCGCTTCCGATCAAATTAACAAGGAGGAAATCGGAAAATATATTATCATGGGGGAATTGTCTTTAGACGGCACAGTACAACCCATTAAAGGTGCTTTGCCAATAGCTATTCAGGCCAGAAAAGAAAATTTTAAAGGTCTTATTTTACCGAAAGCAAATGCCCGTGAAGCGGCAATAGTCGACAATCTGGATGTTTATGGCGTGGAAAACATTAGAGACGTTTATGACTTTTTTACTGATAACCATAATCTTGAGAAAATCCATATAGATACCCGGGCTGAATTTGCTCATAAACTAAACATTACTGATTTGGATTTTCAGGATGTAAAAGGACAGGAAAATATTAAAAGGTCTATGGAAATAGCCGCAGCAGGAGGCCATAATCTCATTTTAATTGGACCGCCCGGTTCCGGAAAAACAATGTTGGCAAAAAGACTGCCAACTATTTTACCTCCTTTAACACTTTATGAAGCCTTAGAAACTACAAAAATTCATTCTGTATCCGGTTTGCTTCCTTCAGATTCCGGTTTAATAAATCTGCGTCCTTTCCGATCTCCCCACCATACCGTTAGTGATGTTGCATTAGTTGGCGGAGGGAATGTGCCTCAGCCCGGAGAAATTTCGCTTGCCCATAATGGAGTACTCTTTCTGGATGAACTTCCGGAATTTAAAAGAACGGTTTTAGAAGTGCTCAGACAACCCATGGAAGAACGCAGAATTACCATTTCCAGAGCAAAGTTTACCGTTGACTATCCCTCCAGTTTTATGCTGATTGCCTCTATGAATCCTTGTCCTTGTGGATATTACAATCATCCGGAAAAGGAATGTGTCTGCGCACCCGGTATAGTTCAGAAATATTTAAATAAAATTTCAGGCCCTTTAATGGATCGGATTGACTTGCATGTGGAAGTAACCCCGGTATCAATCAGTGACCTTTCTGCCGCTCCTTCGGGAGAGAAAAGTGAAGCGGTAAGAGAAAGGGTGATACGAGCCAGAGAATTTCAGGAAGATAGATTTAAAAATACTGAAGGTCTGTATTGCAATGCACAAATGAGCTCAAAAATTCTGAAAGAATGTTGTGAAATCAATAGTGCAGGACAAAACCTGTTAAAAAGAGCCATGGAAAAACTGGGTTTATCGGCAAGAGCCTATGACAGAATACTAAAAGTATCCAGAACCATAGCTGACCTTAATGGCAGTAAAGAAATTGAAGCTGAACATCTGGCTGAAGCTATCCAATATCGTTCACTTGACAGAGAAAGCTGGGCAACAGGTTAA
- a CDS encoding T9SS C-terminal target domain-containing protein codes for MKSLLLTIAISLTALYSFGQSLSPTVISSSGAFHTAGGYSLSQTVGETVIETLSSSDLILTQGFHQPEKLSVGISSNSLSIWDVNVFPNPTSNSVFLEISASSDVDINVELFDVLGKKIKPLQNGHLINGQMKITLDMSPFASGVYFVRLTESNGNSTETIRIQKID; via the coding sequence ATGAAAAGTTTACTTTTAACTATTGCCATCAGTCTGACTGCACTCTATAGCTTTGGACAATCTCTCAGCCCAACCGTAATCAGCTCCTCGGGGGCCTTTCATACAGCCGGCGGCTACAGCCTGAGCCAAACAGTCGGAGAAACTGTGATAGAAACGCTAAGCAGCAGCGATCTTATACTTACTCAGGGATTTCATCAACCTGAAAAATTGAGCGTTGGCATTTCTTCCAACAGCCTTTCTATATGGGATGTAAACGTTTTTCCTAACCCTACAAGCAATTCCGTGTTTTTGGAAATATCTGCTTCATCAGATGTAGATATAAATGTTGAACTTTTTGATGTATTGGGTAAAAAAATAAAGCCCTTACAAAATGGCCACCTTATCAACGGACAAATGAAAATCACTCTTGACATGAGTCCCTTTGCTTCCGGGGTTTATTTCGTTCGCTTAACCGAATCAAATGGCAACTCCACAGAGACTATTCGTATTCAAAAAATAGACTAA
- a CDS encoding penicillin acylase family protein: MDLLHNITAYFLRRYVNKISKKKIPRFNGKIEAPELNGESSVLMDKWGVPHIYANDNHDLFFVQGFMHASDRLFQMEIARRLAHGKLSEWFGEETFDTDRFSRSLCFTKNAEQDSTELSPLLSGVLEAYVKGVNFFIEKYPENYPAEYSLLKQKPEKWQLKDSLAIARLMSWQMGFVWHGKLVREKLEKKLGLKTAEIDLNYYKENPETLDEGREFNVFEFSRELKKATGPWLQDIKGSNTWTISGKLTDTGFPYLCNDMHLASLQPSIWYQNHLESKDLKVSGVSVPGIPMILIGHNKHIAWGATLAFTEIQDLVLIPKESIKKGSHTDSNGKTLSITEREEVFHIKGRKSPANESFYNTDFGPVLHTLSDGEQQLITLYSPAFFQNNILDAWNRLNKAENWNHFVNAVKDIDAPALCLSYADVYGNTGYFVSGKTPKRKAPEGSYPYIENLPDKNRPYLSTEEKPYAFNTEKGYLVNSNNKIVNDDYPFYLGHSWMDGFRAKRIKYLLEKKSRFSISDMQQIQADLLCIPGLKIRDIIITNLSKELPAHKAVEMISSWDGNTDTESAATCIYEVWKICFLKKVFKELLGEDSFAELMGEGTNEVLHPMSELYGQEATIILNILENESTAFLKKGDKEKIISDCMTESIDYLEKKLGKDSKLWKWGQLHKLVFMHPFGKKSPMDKVFNQGPFPYGGNTDTACQAAWHPSKPFSGSLIIPSARFIYDLSNWENSLISVPPGQSERIGSPHYNDQLDDFLHVRYKPLLWEKDTILKNSQKRIDFTAKK; this comes from the coding sequence ATGGATTTACTTCACAATATTACAGCATATTTTCTCAGGCGATATGTAAACAAAATATCCAAAAAAAAGATACCCCGCTTTAACGGCAAAATTGAGGCTCCTGAGTTAAATGGAGAGTCTTCTGTTTTAATGGACAAGTGGGGCGTTCCGCATATTTATGCTAATGACAACCATGACTTGTTTTTTGTGCAGGGGTTTATGCATGCCTCCGACAGGCTTTTTCAAATGGAAATTGCAAGAAGATTAGCCCATGGCAAGCTTTCTGAGTGGTTCGGAGAAGAAACTTTTGATACCGATCGTTTTTCAAGAAGTCTTTGTTTTACTAAAAATGCCGAACAAGATTCTACAGAGTTAAGTCCTTTACTTAGCGGCGTTTTGGAAGCCTATGTGAAAGGCGTTAACTTTTTTATTGAAAAGTATCCTGAAAATTATCCTGCTGAATACTCTTTATTAAAGCAAAAGCCCGAAAAATGGCAGCTAAAAGACAGTTTAGCCATTGCAAGATTAATGTCCTGGCAAATGGGTTTTGTATGGCACGGAAAGCTGGTGCGTGAAAAATTAGAGAAAAAATTGGGTTTAAAAACCGCTGAAATTGACCTGAACTACTATAAAGAAAACCCCGAAACACTGGATGAGGGAAGAGAATTTAATGTTTTTGAGTTTTCCAGAGAATTGAAAAAAGCTACCGGCCCCTGGCTGCAAGATATAAAAGGCAGCAATACATGGACCATTAGCGGCAAACTAACCGATACGGGCTTTCCCTATTTATGTAACGATATGCACTTAGCTTCGCTTCAGCCATCAATCTGGTATCAAAACCACCTTGAAAGTAAAGACTTAAAAGTAAGTGGGGTATCCGTTCCGGGGATTCCCATGATTTTAATAGGACATAATAAACACATAGCCTGGGGAGCCACTTTAGCTTTTACCGAAATACAGGATTTAGTATTAATACCAAAAGAAAGCATAAAAAAGGGTTCGCATACTGACAGCAACGGAAAGACACTGAGCATTACTGAGAGGGAAGAAGTTTTTCATATAAAAGGAAGAAAAAGTCCTGCCAATGAAAGTTTTTATAATACAGATTTTGGCCCGGTTCTGCATACCCTTAGTGATGGTGAACAACAACTCATAACCCTCTACTCCCCCGCTTTTTTTCAAAATAATATATTAGATGCGTGGAATCGTCTCAACAAGGCAGAAAACTGGAATCATTTTGTCAATGCTGTAAAAGATATTGATGCTCCGGCGCTGTGCCTCAGCTATGCTGATGTTTACGGAAATACGGGCTACTTTGTCAGCGGAAAAACGCCTAAACGCAAAGCACCTGAGGGGAGCTATCCTTACATTGAAAACTTGCCCGACAAAAACAGACCCTATCTTTCCACCGAAGAAAAACCTTATGCTTTTAATACAGAAAAAGGTTATCTGGTAAACAGTAATAACAAAATTGTCAACGATGACTATCCTTTTTATTTGGGACATTCCTGGATGGATGGATTCAGGGCGAAAAGAATTAAATATTTATTAGAAAAGAAAAGCCGTTTTTCCATATCTGACATGCAGCAAATTCAAGCTGATCTGCTTTGTATACCGGGTCTGAAAATTAGAGATATTATTATTACAAACCTTTCTAAAGAGTTACCTGCACATAAAGCCGTTGAAATGATTTCGAGTTGGGATGGAAATACGGATACTGAATCGGCAGCTACCTGTATTTATGAAGTATGGAAAATTTGTTTTTTAAAAAAAGTATTTAAAGAATTACTCGGTGAGGATTCTTTTGCTGAGCTCATGGGAGAAGGCACCAATGAAGTTTTGCATCCCATGAGTGAGCTCTACGGACAGGAAGCAACCATTATTTTAAATATTTTAGAAAATGAAAGTACAGCATTTCTTAAAAAAGGAGATAAAGAGAAAATTATTTCTGACTGTATGACAGAGTCAATAGATTACTTGGAAAAAAAGCTGGGTAAAGACAGTAAACTATGGAAATGGGGCCAGCTACATAAGCTGGTTTTCATGCATCCGTTTGGCAAAAAATCACCAATGGACAAGGTTTTCAATCAGGGGCCTTTTCCTTATGGAGGAAATACTGACACAGCCTGTCAGGCAGCCTGGCACCCTTCAAAACCTTTTAGTGGTTCGCTTATAATACCCTCTGCCCGTTTTATCTATGATCTTTCAAATTGGGAAAACTCTCTTATTAGTGTGCCACCCGGACAATCTGAACGAATTGGAAGTCCGCATTATAATGATCAGTTAGATGATTTTTTACATGTTCGTTACAAGCCGTTGCTTTGGGAAAAAGATACAATTTTAAAAAATTCTCAAAAAAGAATTGATTTCACAGCTAAAAAGTAG
- a CDS encoding S41 family peptidase, whose product MQIIKKIKSKYKVIFSIGLVGVLALSIMSFDKKTDYFEINKHLDIFATLYKELNTYYVEPIEPGELMRIGMDAMLESLDPYTNFISESEIGQHRLQTTGRYGGVGAVIRQHNDKVVISEPYENYPAHKAGLKAGDILIQVDDEKIENRNTEQVSNMLRGQAGTTVELTVKRLQADGTYEEIMNVLTREEIRVKNVPFYGWADDGIGYIVLSNFTDNAGGEVRSAIESLQKEGELKGLIFDVRGNPGGLLSEAVNVSNVFIPRRQEIVSTKGKIPDWDRTFRTLNDPVDTELPLVVLTNRGSASASEIVAGSVQDLDRGVVVGRRTFGKGLVQTTRSLPYQSKLKVTTAKYLIPSGRSIQSIDYSNRLDGRPVSTADSLKVPFTTANGRVVFDGTGIMPDVEVASREYSPLTRALITNHVIFDFATKFSAENEEIAPPSTFEITDETYNAFIAFLKERDISYETESERLITELENKLKDEKYMEAVEETLASVLLKIKEDKAEDVYTFREEIEELLATEIVSRYYHRSGKIEIGLRYDHDILKGLEILHDQAEYRALLSPQSVQAE is encoded by the coding sequence ATGCAAATTATCAAAAAAATAAAATCTAAATACAAAGTAATTTTTTCAATCGGCTTGGTAGGTGTTTTGGCACTGAGTATAATGTCTTTTGATAAAAAGACTGACTATTTTGAGATAAACAAACATCTGGACATTTTTGCCACCTTGTATAAAGAATTGAATACTTATTATGTGGAACCTATTGAGCCCGGCGAACTGATGCGCATTGGAATGGATGCGATGCTTGAATCTTTAGACCCTTATACCAACTTTATATCAGAGTCTGAAATTGGACAACACCGCTTACAAACTACCGGAAGATACGGTGGAGTTGGCGCTGTTATCAGACAACATAATGACAAAGTTGTCATTTCCGAGCCCTATGAAAACTATCCTGCTCACAAGGCCGGGCTGAAAGCCGGTGATATTTTAATTCAAGTAGATGATGAAAAAATTGAAAACAGAAATACAGAACAAGTCAGCAATATGTTGCGCGGACAAGCCGGAACTACTGTTGAGTTAACAGTGAAAAGATTACAGGCTGACGGCACTTATGAAGAAATTATGAATGTATTGACCAGAGAAGAAATACGTGTAAAAAATGTACCTTTTTATGGCTGGGCAGACGATGGAATTGGGTATATAGTTTTAAGTAATTTTACAGATAATGCCGGCGGAGAAGTGCGGTCAGCAATTGAAAGCTTACAAAAAGAAGGTGAGCTTAAAGGTTTAATTTTTGATGTAAGAGGAAATCCGGGAGGTTTGCTAAGTGAAGCCGTAAATGTAAGTAATGTTTTTATTCCGCGCAGACAGGAAATCGTTAGTACCAAAGGGAAAATTCCTGATTGGGATAGAACTTTCAGAACGCTGAATGATCCTGTTGACACTGAATTACCATTAGTAGTTCTCACAAACAGAGGTTCCGCATCAGCATCAGAAATTGTAGCCGGTTCTGTGCAGGATTTAGATCGTGGAGTTGTTGTGGGTAGAAGAACGTTCGGGAAAGGATTAGTACAAACCACACGTTCCCTGCCCTATCAGTCTAAGCTGAAGGTAACAACCGCTAAATATCTGATTCCAAGCGGCAGAAGCATACAGTCTATTGATTATTCTAACAGACTCGACGGAAGGCCGGTGTCTACTGCCGATTCTTTAAAAGTACCTTTTACCACAGCTAACGGACGTGTAGTTTTTGATGGCACCGGAATTATGCCGGATGTGGAAGTTGCAAGCAGAGAATACAGCCCTTTGACGAGAGCTCTCATAACTAACCATGTTATATTTGACTTTGCTACAAAATTCAGTGCTGAAAATGAGGAAATTGCACCTCCCTCTACTTTTGAAATCACTGATGAAACCTACAATGCTTTTATAGCCTTTTTAAAAGAAAGAGATATCTCTTACGAAACTGAAAGTGAGCGTTTAATCACAGAGCTGGAGAATAAACTTAAAGATGAAAAGTATATGGAGGCTGTAGAAGAAACTCTTGCATCAGTATTGCTAAAGATTAAAGAAGATAAGGCTGAAGATGTTTATACTTTCAGAGAAGAAATTGAGGAACTTCTGGCAACAGAAATTGTGAGCAGATACTACCATCGTTCCGGGAAAATTGAAATAGGTCTTCGCTACGACCATGATATTCTCAAAGGTCTTGAAATTTTACACGATCAAGCTGAATATCGGGCCTTACTAAGTCCACAAAGCGTACAAGCCGAATAA
- a CDS encoding TolC family protein yields the protein MKNYTRRIFFCFLLFIISPVNQIFAAESLSLDLAIQQALERNFDIIISDMEVDIAENNNRLGNAGFYPDLDLLINQRNQFVNADNPASFLNGEYRNIGAIAGAELNWTIFNGFRAHISKSRLSLLEEQSRGFLTVVVENTIQGVIMSYFQSWIEKEKMNVLESLTELSKDRLEYVEYQRSVGSASSFDVLQLNNNFIQDSTNLARQKIIYNRSLRNLKRLIRADEEIDLELTDEPSVRDEGFERDPLYAMLLSNNSNIRNQFVQLEIYKKNTSLQRTNRYPRLSMNTGTSYNLNEFKLEDNPSTTGRTFEYYINFGLSFNLFSGGNISREIQNAKINELIAETSYQEIEESVKFEFFNAFDNYEMLNEVTGLLELNKNNTERLLSLAEDRFNEGSINIFEYRTIQLDYLNAVVQYYETMLDLKSAEVELLRLTGGIIDEN from the coding sequence ATGAAAAACTATACACGAAGGATATTCTTCTGCTTTCTTCTTTTCATAATCTCTCCGGTGAACCAGATTTTCGCCGCTGAATCATTAAGTCTGGATTTAGCTATTCAACAGGCATTAGAAAGAAATTTTGATATAATAATAAGCGATATGGAAGTTGATATAGCTGAAAATAATAATCGTCTGGGGAATGCCGGTTTTTATCCGGACTTAGACTTGTTAATTAATCAGAGAAATCAGTTTGTGAATGCAGATAACCCGGCCTCATTTTTAAATGGAGAGTATAGAAATATTGGGGCTATTGCCGGAGCAGAATTGAACTGGACAATTTTTAACGGATTCAGAGCTCATATTTCAAAATCCAGATTATCCTTATTAGAAGAACAAAGTCGCGGATTTTTGACTGTGGTTGTTGAAAATACAATTCAGGGTGTGATTATGTCATATTTTCAATCTTGGATAGAAAAAGAAAAAATGAATGTGCTGGAAAGTTTAACAGAATTATCCAAAGACCGTCTTGAGTATGTGGAATATCAGCGCTCTGTGGGTTCTGCAAGTTCTTTTGATGTACTTCAGCTAAACAATAATTTTATTCAGGATTCTACTAATCTTGCCCGGCAGAAAATAATTTATAATCGTTCTTTGAGAAATTTGAAACGACTGATTCGGGCAGATGAGGAAATTGATTTGGAACTTACGGATGAGCCTTCTGTCAGGGATGAGGGTTTTGAAAGAGACCCATTATATGCGATGTTATTAAGCAATAATTCAAATATCAGAAATCAGTTTGTTCAGCTTGAAATTTACAAGAAAAATACTTCTTTGCAACGGACAAACAGATACCCGCGATTGTCGATGAATACAGGTACTTCATATAATCTAAATGAGTTTAAATTAGAGGATAATCCCTCTACTACCGGAAGAACATTTGAGTATTATATAAATTTTGGTTTATCCTTCAATTTATTTAGCGGAGGCAATATTTCCAGAGAAATTCAGAATGCTAAAATTAATGAGTTAATAGCGGAAACATCTTATCAGGAGATTGAGGAATCGGTAAAGTTTGAGTTTTTTAATGCATTTGATAATTATGAAATGCTGAATGAGGTTACAGGTCTGTTGGAGTTAAATAAAAATAATACAGAAAGGCTTTTATCGCTTGCAGAAGACCGCTTTAATGAGGGGTCTATTAATATTTTTGAATACAGAACAATTCAGCTTGATTATTTAAATGCAGTTGTACAGTATTACGAAACCATGCTTGATCTTAAATCTGCCGAAGTAGAATTGTTGAGGCTAACCGGTGGCATTATTGATGAAAATTAG
- a CDS encoding RNA methyltransferase, whose amino-acid sequence MDIITSAQNPKIKDLARLKTKAPYRKKTGFIWVEGNREMNLAIQNGYELQQFYFNAELENQSNIQNFEKNAQKTYAVKKEVFSKVTYRGDTEGVLGLFKIKELGLENLKNKKNPFYIILESVEKPGNLGAVLRTADASGCDAVIVCDPHTDIFHPNVVRASIGCCFSIDVIQADSETIIDFLKKENINIFSAALQNAITYFDSDFTKGSAIVLGKESTGLTEKWRSASDQIISIPMMGKIDSLNVSNAAAVLAYEVLRQRMKKTNAKEKP is encoded by the coding sequence ATGGACATTATAACCAGTGCACAAAACCCGAAAATAAAAGATTTAGCCCGCTTAAAAACAAAAGCTCCTTACAGAAAAAAAACAGGATTTATATGGGTTGAAGGAAATAGAGAAATGAATCTGGCAATTCAAAACGGATATGAGTTACAGCAATTCTATTTCAATGCGGAATTAGAAAACCAAAGCAACATTCAAAATTTTGAAAAAAATGCTCAAAAAACCTATGCCGTAAAAAAAGAAGTGTTTTCAAAAGTGACTTACAGAGGAGATACAGAAGGGGTTTTAGGATTATTTAAGATTAAAGAGCTTGGCCTTGAAAATCTAAAAAACAAAAAAAATCCTTTTTATATCATACTTGAAAGTGTTGAAAAGCCGGGAAACCTGGGAGCGGTCCTGAGAACTGCCGATGCCAGCGGATGTGATGCTGTAATTGTTTGTGATCCACATACGGATATTTTTCATCCAAATGTAGTCAGAGCAAGTATCGGCTGTTGCTTTTCTATTGATGTCATTCAAGCCGATTCGGAGACTATCATTGATTTTTTGAAAAAAGAAAACATTAACATATTTTCAGCTGCCCTCCAAAATGCCATCACCTATTTTGATTCTGATTTCACAAAAGGGTCTGCCATTGTTTTAGGAAAAGAATCAACCGGGTTAACAGAAAAATGGAGATCCGCTTCAGACCAAATCATTTCTATTCCTATGATGGGAAAAATTGACTCTTTAAATGTTTCTAATGCAGCGGCCGTATTGGCCTATGAAGTTCTCCGCCAGCGCATGAAAAAAACTAATGCTAAAGAAAAACCCTAA
- a CDS encoding NifU family protein has protein sequence MEATKQPILEIYTEMTPNPESMKFVVNKMLLAGKSVDIRDEETLKLSPLAQRLFEHEYVNGVFVSANFITISKSTKKEWMEIIPELKQSIKNLLTEGIKVIDEKAYKAFVDKQEAEAASSGEQTDTVSKIKELLDTYVKPAVEMDGGAIQFKSFNPESGKVTLVLQGACSGCPSSMLTLKAGIEGMLKRMLPEEVTEVVAESEDDA, from the coding sequence ATGGAAGCAACAAAACAACCGATTTTAGAAATATATACGGAAATGACGCCAAATCCGGAGTCTATGAAATTTGTGGTTAACAAAATGCTTTTGGCCGGAAAAAGTGTTGATATCAGAGATGAGGAGACCTTAAAATTATCGCCTTTAGCTCAAAGGCTTTTTGAACACGAATATGTAAATGGAGTATTTGTTTCTGCAAACTTCATCACGATTTCAAAATCCACTAAAAAGGAGTGGATGGAGATAATCCCCGAGTTAAAACAATCTATCAAAAACCTCTTAACTGAGGGCATAAAAGTTATTGATGAAAAAGCTTATAAGGCCTTTGTTGATAAACAAGAAGCTGAAGCAGCATCTTCGGGCGAACAAACAGACACGGTAAGCAAAATTAAAGAGCTTCTGGATACCTATGTAAAACCGGCCGTAGAAATGGACGGTGGAGCCATTCAATTTAAATCATTTAATCCGGAAAGCGGTAAAGTTACTTTAGTGTTGCAGGGTGCTTGCAGTGGTTGTCCATCTTCAATGCTTACTTTAAAAGCCGGAATTGAAGGTATGTTAAAAAGAATGTTACCTGAAGAAGTTACCGAAGTGGTTGCTGAGTCTGAAGACGATGCATAG
- a CDS encoding anhydro-N-acetylmuramic acid kinase, with product MKTYHVIGLMSGSSLDGLDIAYCKFEEEDGNWKFELLKSHCHKYDKKWFLRLKNLVLQNAVTYLKSDTFFGHYIGEVVNDWIQSEGIGSKVDFIVSHGQTVFHQPDNLMTSQIGDGASIAAKTGLPVITDLRSMDIAYGGQGAPIVPVGEMKLFPDYKYFINLGGIANISAHLPDEIVAFDICPCNLILNPVARQNGSDYDDKGRLASVGTVNESFFNDLNTSWYYTKEYPKTLSGGFVNKVLWPTIKKYQIPIEDKLRTLVEHIVYQISNHIKMIETTKNVTFNKDESILFSGGGTFNTFLMEKLSEALPMSVIVPNEDVINYKEALIIAFLGVLRMRNEVNCLKSVTGATQDTVNGSIYFGHKEKQAVSNPDDFFE from the coding sequence ATGAAAACTTATCATGTAATTGGACTTATGTCCGGAAGTTCTTTAGACGGATTGGATATTGCTTACTGCAAATTTGAAGAAGAGGATGGGAATTGGAAGTTTGAGCTGTTAAAATCTCATTGCCATAAATATGATAAAAAATGGTTTCTTCGTCTTAAGAATCTGGTGTTGCAAAATGCTGTAACATATCTTAAATCTGACACTTTTTTTGGACATTACATCGGAGAGGTTGTGAATGATTGGATACAGTCAGAAGGAATAGGAAGTAAGGTAGATTTTATCGTTTCTCATGGTCAAACTGTATTTCACCAACCCGACAACCTGATGACCAGTCAAATTGGGGATGGCGCATCTATTGCGGCTAAGACCGGCTTGCCGGTTATTACAGACCTGCGGTCGATGGATATAGCTTATGGCGGTCAGGGTGCTCCTATAGTGCCCGTGGGTGAAATGAAGTTATTCCCGGACTATAAATACTTTATAAATCTGGGAGGTATTGCAAACATAAGCGCTCACCTTCCGGATGAGATTGTAGCTTTTGATATTTGTCCATGTAATCTAATCCTGAATCCGGTAGCCAGACAGAATGGCTCCGATTATGATGATAAAGGCAGATTAGCTTCCGTAGGAACAGTAAATGAAAGTTTTTTCAATGATTTAAATACGAGTTGGTATTATACAAAAGAATATCCAAAAACGCTGAGTGGTGGTTTTGTAAATAAAGTTTTATGGCCGACTATTAAAAAATATCAGATTCCAATTGAAGATAAACTAAGAACTCTTGTGGAGCATATAGTTTATCAGATTTCTAATCACATAAAAATGATTGAAACCACGAAAAATGTAACTTTTAATAAGGATGAAAGCATATTATTTAGTGGAGGAGGTACATTTAACACTTTCCTTATGGAAAAATTATCTGAAGCCTTGCCCATGAGTGTAATTGTTCCTAATGAAGATGTAATTAATTATAAAGAAGCATTAATAATTGCTTTCTTGGGAGTATTGAGAATGCGAAACGAGGTGAACTGTCTTAAATCTGTAACAGGTGCGACACAGGATACTGTAAACGGATCAATTTACTTTGGACATAAAGAGAAACAGGCTGTATCAAATCCCGATGATTTTTTTGAATAA